Within Sebastes fasciatus isolate fSebFas1 chromosome 19, fSebFas1.pri, whole genome shotgun sequence, the genomic segment GACGAGCAACACAGGGGACAAGGTAGACGAGGCTGGAGCGACAAACGAACCGACCAAGACAGAGGTGAACACACAGGGTTAAATACAAGAGGGTGATTAAACACAGGTGGAACTAATCAGAGcagcagacaatcaacaaaggcgggaaaacaaacaaaggtaggAAGTagaaccagacaagacacaggaggagtgaactacaaaataaaacaggaaacactggaatgaaagaatataaaagaaaccaaatccaacacaaaccaaaatcacagtaacagaactaataaacccaaagataataaactaataaacccaaaggaGGAACATTAGACATCTTAACTTATAACAAACAGCCAGACCACgacaactctagctttaaaactgagccataCAACCTCCCTGAGATTGATtgcacgttattatcacgttaactttgacagcccaagtcCAAAATcaaacctaaaaaataaaatgcagatatcacactCATAAAAGAAATGGCAGAAATATCAATACTCTTAATTAATGTAGGAAACACTGAAGGCTAAATGTGCAACGATCCCATGCTCAGTCATTTTATCACTTACGATGTTACTGCGGTTACAAAACTTATACTTAATCAAACAACATCAAACAATAAGACTAGAATAGTTCTGAAGCATTTAGGCAGATTAAGTTGTCTATATTATCATATCTGTTGTGCAAAAGAAAGCATCATTAAATACACAGTTAAAAAGTCATTAATCTGCTGTGAAAGTTAGAATGCTTTAATTTCACTATAAAGGGAACAGACCACCGTAACAGACAGAGAGCCTATTAGAAGCTGTGTAAAACCACTGCTACCACACACTGCATTATGGGTAATGATTGAATGACCTGTCATGCCTCTATACAGCAACCTGCTGATGCAGCCTCACAATTATTCAATATTATATCATTTACCTTTCCCcttaaatatctaaaataatgCATTAGAAGACTAAAACCATATTAATAACCAGCGTTATTATACAATCCATGCTGGCCCACTCCTCAAAACCATATTTACTAAAGTGGGAAATgtgatttaaatataaaaatatagagTATATTTACACCAAATTATAATATTCTTTGCTGAACAAACACACCATAAACATATCCTGTTAAAACTAGCAGGATTGTTTTGTTAATAAGAAATGTATACCCTTAAACATTAAGttatttatagttttattgacttttatttgcTTGAGGAGGACCTAAACCCTACAGCAGCTCACCCCATCATTAATAATCATACATTATTATAAATCCTCTATGATTAAATGACAGTTCTATCATTAATAATCATAAATGATGGAGTGATAATGAGCTATGGATCAACAAATCACCTTTTAACTGCTATAAATCACTTCTTCTGCTTTGACTCATTACCTCTTTAATCCAAACTTTTCAATTTGTCACTTCTAAAATTACAAAATCCATTTACACTCTTTTTATCCTCtattttattaccttttgtttctctttgtctgatgtaaagcactttgtacaAATAAATCTACATCTCTCTTCATAATGTCAATATTCATTTAGTTATCAATCACCATTAAGTCCCTTTTAAATGTGAGTCATTCTAATACAATAAATACTAACTTGTGTGATGTTTGATTCTATTGGTTTATTATAGACAGTAATAAGTGTTGACGGTTGTCATTGGTGTAAAATCACAAGCATtcactgccctctagtggtcggAGTCAGGAGCTACAGTTCTCAGAGGGAATAATGCAGCCATTAATACTAATTTAACTCCTTATTAGTGTTCTTGTTATTATAGGTAAAGGAGAGGATGTAGGTCTGGTGTAACTTCCACTGGGGATGAGATAGAAATGACAGTTTCAGTTTGATTCCTTCATCCTCTGAGTGTCTGAAGTGTTCTTCAGGTGTCACAGCGTTTAAAGTctccaagcagcagcagcaggaggaactCAGCCAGACAACATTCAGGCTGTTGGGGCTGTCTCCTTGTGAGGAAAACCTGCAGACTCCTCTCAATTATGGCTTTTTATTTACAGATAATTCTCCTCAAAAGACGCTCACGCTGATCACCAATCAAAGATAACGCAGTAACAGACTGAACTCTCTGTAGGAGGGAAAGAAAACTTGATTTCATGAATATTGTTGACATTGGAAATAGTTTTTTAGTCAAATATTTGTGATATAACATAACAACAATATCAGGTTTCTATCAAGGAAAACAGGTGATTGGTGTTTTATAATGCAGTGATTTATACTTTATAACGCTGTTGtttatgttaacattaatgtggaaaacatgataaacactttaattatgatttatagtttagtagtttaattAATGATTCACAGAAAACTGCATCAGTCAGGACGTGATTTcatgtaaaataacaatataatgcAATCACTAAAAACACGGCAGCTTGTACAACATGAATGGATCAAAAGGCATTAATACACATGAAGACACCagagtatataatatatatgaatatgtatTGATTATATATCAGATAAAAGTACATTAGACTTCATGACTGGAGGTTTAACGTTTGATTGAGCTCCAACACAACAGAATAGTTCTGTACCAAACTGATTAACATGAGAAGAAAACatcaagtttaacaactttatatgtaaatataagtagatatatgtatatattctaTATGTCAGTGATGTGTTACAGTCCCACCACCAGTTAACTTCTGTCATCAGAATAAATCACAGCCTGTACTGACTGAAAAACACATTAGATAAACCCTGAAATCATTAAACTCATACaaagaaagtaaagaaaataaatgtttttgtacatcacatgtttgtgtttttggttgttttgtgtctttgtggttgttttgagtctctttgtggttgttttgcgtctctttgaggttgttttgcatctctgtggttgttttgagtctctttgtggttgttttgcgtctctttgaggttgttttgcatctctttgtggttgttttgcatctctttgaggttgttttgagtctctttgtggttgttttgagtctctttgtggttgttttgagtctctttgaggttgttttgagtctctttgaggtttttttttagtctctgaggttgttttgcatctctttgaggttgttttgcatctctttgaggttgttttgagtctctttctggttgttttgcatctctttgtggttgttttgcatctctttgtggttgttttgagtctcatTGTGGTTcttttgcatctctttctggttgttttgagtctctttctgttttttttgagtctctgtgtttgttttgcatctctttgtggttgttttgagtctctttctggttgttttgcatctctttgcggttgttttgcatctctttgtggttgttttgagtctctttctagttgttttgcatctctttgtggttgttttgcatctctttgtggttgttttgagtctctttgtggttgttttgcatctctttgtggttgttttgcatctctttgtggttgttttgagtctcattgtggttgttttgcatctctttgtggttgttttgtgtctctttgaggttgttttgcatctctaaATCTACTGTTCTGGTTTACATGACAGTTCAGAAATGATCCGACTGTAACCTGGTTACTGAAGTTAACACCCTGAATGTTGTGTTGTGATCTGATGGTGGAGCTGAGAGGAGAACGATGAGCGTGGGTGATGGAAGAATCCAGAGACTATTGATCAGTGATGTTAATCTGTACAGTGAAGTAACTATCGATAATTAAACATGaaactacaacaacaaacagaaacagtcaTTAGAGGGCGCTGTTTCCACCaattacacatttacatttaaaaggtgattacattttaatgttctTATGTAGTTCAGTCAACATCAGACTTATAGAACTATAATGAACTACCTTTAATCAGCAGGGTAGACTTGATTTCtactcagctgtctgctcacagtgATTCTGTTCATCTACTTCATGAACGCTGAACCAACTGCTTTACCAACTGCTGAACCAGCTGCTTTTATTTTACCATACCCGTACCAAAACGCTGCTTTGAGTCCTTTATCATTCTCCAATCGAGCTTTCATCTCCTCCAGTTTCTGGACCTTCTCTGTGTCTCCTTTCTCCTTCATCTTCTCAATCAGGAAGTCCACGTGGGCGTGAGTGGACAGTGAGTCCACATTCAGGGCGATCTGCTCCAGTGTGACGACATGCTGGAAGGACTCTGCCAACAACTGATCCTTTCCTTCCTgaagttttttcttttccttctgaAGAGTTTCCAAAAGACTCAACTTGCTCTCACTTCCTGTCTtgttcttttcatatttttctttcaCATCTTGTAGGGTCTTTTTAACTTTCCTTGTCTTGGTCACATAGATACACTTTTCTTTTACATGATCTGATAGAGGACACTTCCCGGTGCATACAGTGCAGCGGCCATCTTTAATGACCACACAGGATTTTGGGGACCAGGCCAGTGTGCATGGATAGTGACAGTTCTCTTCACAGACATTACAGGTGGTAGCTCCTCCATGATTTAACCAAAGCGCCCACCATCTCCCCTCACTGACAGGTACTTTAACTTTGTAGGGCTCATCAACTTCTACCTTGAAGTCTATActtctcttcatctcttcttcATGTTTCTCCAGAGCTTCCTGAGtctgttttatttctctctgtttcaGTTCAGTCAACTCCATCCTCTCTTGCAGGTTTTGGATGCAGGCTGCCAGTCTGGTGCGTGCATCCAACACCTCAACAGTTGTTATCAGGTTCTGAGGTGACGTTTCTTTCAGGTAATCAGTGAATTGACCCATTTGGTCCTTTGTTAAGTTCCAGGCAGCTTTTAGTggaactttatttttctttgttctcTGAGTGCTCTGGCAGTTATCGAACATGAAATAAAGAGGCTTATCCTCTTCATCTTTGGCACATTTAATGTTTGCATCTTTGAGGGCCTCTAGAACATTTTCAGGTGTCACACCATTGGAGTGTGTGACGAGGGCTACGATGTTCTTCTCCATGTCGTTTCCAAACAGAGACATCACTGAGTTAAAGATGTACCTCAGTCGGTCATACAGTCGATTGTCACCTCCTTTCAGCACCAGACCCACTGCATTGATCTCATGAACTCCGTCACTTGAGCGGAACAACTGAAATAATCTTTGAGTGATGGTGGCATCTCCTTCAGTCCCTCTGGTGTCTCCGTATCCAGGAGTATCGATGATGGTCAGAGAGTACGGCAGAGTTTTACCTTCAAACCCAAAGATCTCGTACACGATCACATCTGTTGTTTGACTTTCtgattgttttttcttctcctcatcctctATGATCTGAAACCAGACATCGTCCTCCCACTTCACTCCCATGGCGTAGTTGACCAGAGTGTTGATCAGAGCAGACTTTCCTGTTCCGGTTTCACCCACAAGCAAGATggttttgtttgtcttgtttgGATCTTTTTTACCCAGAGTCACTCTCTTTAGAGTAATTCCCTCTACATTTCTAATGTTCTCTTTCTTTGGTTTCAGCTGGTAGACAGCAGGAGATCCTGAATGGATCAGAACTTTGCAGGTGATGTGTTCATATTTGGATGAGATGTTCCTGTAGAAAAGTAAAGATATCAGCTCAAaaactactacgactactaatATAAAATGCCATTTAgtgtaataattagggctgccaatcgattaaaatgtaattgtatataatgtaataatgtaataaagtatTAATTTAGTATTGTAGTAgattatataataatgtattaatgcattaatgtaataatgtagtaatgtaatgaTGGCACTAATGTAGTAATCAATGAAGGTTACAATTatattaatgtaataatgtaatagtTAATGAAGGTAATAATGTAGTAAAGTATTAATTTAATAACATAGTAATTTAGTAGCCTAATGTAATtatgtaataatatagtaaaacGTTGGTGTTACTcacgttgccatggtaacgtCTTCACAGCAGCTGGATGATGGAGCAGCGTCTGAGTTCTCTGGATGATAGAACAACTAGTCAGTaaccttcacttcctgtcagctgttcTGATGTCATCAGATACTGAACGGTAACCGACAGGATTAAACACTGAAGGGCCACGCCCGTCTAGTCTGAGCCCAACTTCTACACACTTTAGCATTTCagaaaaacaataacatttGCATTATTATCGTATAGAATGGTAAACCAGCAGCTGGTNNNNNNNNNNNNNNNNNNNNNNNNNNNNNNNNNNNNNNNNNNNNNNNNNNNNNNNNNNNNNNNNNNNNNNNNNNNNNNNNNNNNNNNNNNNNNNNNNNNNTGACTTCAGGGTGTTCTGAGGCTGTTGGAGCAggttgctgtgtgtgttgtagagtGGTGTTGGTCAGTATGTGCAGTTAAAACCTCACAACACCAGCAGAGAGCTGTTAGCGTCCACTGAAGACACCGAGGACATCATAGAGACAAGCTCAACGCAGGCTGAGCTGCTTCCTGCAGGGTTAGGATGGAAACGTTCACACAATATCAATACAATCAATGACTCCTCTGCAGATGTTCATCTTGAAGAAATACAATAGTTAGTCTGCcatagtttgtgttggagtctggcAGCTCTGTGACTGTCCTCTGTAGATTTAAACTAAACACACAacccagcccccccccccccccccccccccccacacacacaccacacacacaaacacctgcaTGCCTCTGTTAGTGGCCGGGGGGGGTCAGTACGTCTCATTAGATTTAACACACGACCCGAGGCTGACCTGGTCCTCCCTCAGACCTCTCCTTATGGAGACCTCCCCAgtaggaggaggtggaggaggaggaggaggaggaggaggtggtggtggtgatgatgatgatgatgatgatgatgatgatgatgagcttGCCAGTCTGAAGGCAGGTTGAGGTAAATAAGCGATGGCTGACCCATAATACAGGCTGTTTACTGTCCTCACCTACTGAGGCAGGAAACAGGAGGCAgctgcctctcctccctccctcaccctaaccctcaccctcaccctctcctcctccctccctcaccctcaccctaaccctcaccctctcctccctccctccctcaccctcaccctaacccccccctccctcaccctaaccctcaccctctcctccctccctccctcaccctcaccctaaccctctcctcccctccctcaccctaaccctcaccctcaccctctcctccctccctccctcaccctcaccctaaccctccctccctccctcaccctaaccctcaccctctcctccctccctaaccctaaccctccctcaccctcaccctaaccctcaccctctcctccctccctcaccctaaccctaaccctctcctccctccctcaccctcaccctcaccctctcctccctcaccctaaccctcaccctcaccctctcctccctcaccctcaccctaaccctctcctccctccctaaccctaaccctctcctccctcaccctaaccctctcctccctcaccctaaccctcaccctcaccctctcctccctcaccctaaccctaaccctcaccctctcctccctcaccctaaccctaaccctcaccctctcctccctcaccctaaccctaaccctaaccctctcctccctcaccctaaccctctcctccctcaccctaaccctcaccctcaccctctcctccctcaccctaaccctaaccctaaccctctcctccctcaccctaaccctaaccctctcctccctccctaaccctaaccctctcctccctcaccctAACCCTCCCCCCACCctcaccctctcctccctcaccctaaccctcaccctcaccctctcctccctcaccctaaccctaaccctctcctccctccctaaccctaaccctctcctccctcaccctaaccctctcctccctcaccctaaccctcaccctcaccctctcctccctcaccctAACCCTCACCCtaccctctcctccctcaccctaaccctcaccctcaccctctcctccctcaccctaaccctaaccctctcctccctccctaaccctaaccctaaccctctcctccctcaccctcaccctctcctccctcaccctaaccctcaccctcaccctctcctccctcaccctaaccctctcctccctcaccctcaccctaaccctctcctccctcaccctaaccctcaccctcaccctctcctccctcaccctaaccctctcctccctccctaaccctaaccctctcctccctcaccctaaccctctcctccctcaccctaaccctcaccctcaccctctcctccctcaccctcaccctctcctccctcaccctaaccctcaccctcaccctctcctccctccctcaccctcaccctaaccctcaccctcaccctctcctccctccctcaccctAACCCTCACCCTGCAGTCTGCTGCTCACTCCCTGGTATCTCTTCACACCTTCCTGACATTTCACCGGGTTAATCCTAACCCTAATCCGGGGTATACGTTATGTGAGGGTTAGACTAAACCCAAAAGACCCCC encodes:
- the LOC141757667 gene encoding uncharacterized protein LOC141757667 is translated as MATNISSKYEHITCKVLIHSGSPAVYQLKPKKENIRNVEGITLKRVTLGKKDPNKTNKTILLVGETGTGKSALINTLVNYAMGVKWEDDVWFQIIEDEEKKKQSESQTTDVIVYEIFGFEGKTLPYSLTIIDTPGYGDTRGTEGDATITQRLFQLFRSSDGVHEINAVGLVLKGGDNRLYDRLRYIFNSVMSLFGNDMEKNIVALVTHSNGVTPENVLEALKDANIKCAKDEEDKPLYFMFDNCQSTQRTKKNKVPLKAAWNLTKDQMGQFTDYLKETSPQNLITTVEVLDARTRLAACIQNLQERMELTELKQREIKQTQEALEKHEEEMKRSIDFKVEVDEPYKVKVPVSEGRWWALWLNHGGATTCNVCEENCHYPCTLAWSPKSCVVIKDGRCTVCTGKCPLSDHVKEKCIYVTKTRKVKKTLQDVKEKYEKNKTGSESKLSLLETLQKEKKKLQEGKDQLLAESFQHVVTLEQIALNVDSLSTHAHVDFLIEKMKEKGDTEKVQKLEEMKARLENDKGLKAAFWYGYGKIKAAGSAVGKAVGSAFMK